One window from the genome of Nitrosospira multiformis encodes:
- a CDS encoding ABC transporter substrate-binding protein, translating into MGSYKTRVLLIFLAILLVASVMIWRQHSAAELSIRIGVLHSLSGILAPSEKPLVDALQLAIEEANAVGGVNGRKIEAVVVDCRSDPVYCAEQAEHLITKEQVQALFGCWTSACRKAVKAVVEKHDHLLFYALQYEGMEQSREDMRQSLNILYGGAVPNQLMMPAVHWALSHLGKANDRNKRGKRIYLVGSDYIFSRVVHILIKDLLAAHGAEVVGERYLPLGHTDMGELAADILGQRPDMVLTTINDTDNAGFFRAIAKSGIVPDEIPVLSFSVTEVGRTTQDFQTMTGHYAARSYFQSIPSPKNQAFVNRFRDRFGQHAVIDGPMEASYVNMQIWINSALEAGSGDVAQVQRTLLRQSMPAPEGVVSVDPITHHVWKVARVAKARDDGQFDVVWESGRPLEPAPFPTYRSREEWNQLLGAVSGWEP; encoded by the coding sequence ATGGGCAGCTATAAAACGCGCGTTCTCCTTATTTTCCTCGCCATCCTCCTGGTTGCCAGCGTCATGATATGGCGACAGCACTCGGCCGCGGAGCTGAGTATCAGGATCGGGGTGCTGCACTCCCTGTCAGGTATCCTGGCGCCGAGTGAAAAACCCCTGGTGGATGCACTCCAGCTAGCCATTGAGGAGGCCAATGCGGTGGGGGGGGTCAATGGCCGGAAGATCGAGGCCGTGGTTGTCGATTGCCGCTCCGATCCGGTTTATTGCGCCGAGCAGGCGGAGCACCTGATCACCAAAGAGCAGGTGCAGGCGCTGTTTGGCTGCTGGACATCGGCCTGTCGCAAAGCGGTGAAAGCGGTCGTGGAAAAACATGACCACCTGCTCTTTTACGCCCTGCAGTATGAGGGAATGGAGCAGTCGCGTGAGGACATGAGACAGTCGCTCAATATCCTCTATGGCGGCGCTGTGCCCAACCAGCTGATGATGCCGGCGGTGCATTGGGCACTGAGTCATCTCGGCAAGGCGAATGACCGTAACAAACGCGGCAAGCGAATCTATCTGGTGGGATCGGATTATATCTTTTCGCGCGTGGTGCACATTCTCATAAAGGACTTGCTGGCCGCACATGGTGCGGAAGTGGTAGGGGAGCGATATCTGCCTTTGGGCCACACCGATATGGGGGAGCTGGCGGCGGATATCCTGGGTCAGCGGCCGGATATGGTATTGACCACCATCAATGACACCGACAATGCCGGGTTCTTTCGGGCGATCGCCAAAAGTGGAATCGTCCCCGATGAGATACCCGTCCTGTCGTTCAGTGTTACCGAGGTGGGACGGACCACTCAGGATTTTCAGACGATGACGGGCCACTATGCCGCGCGAAGTTATTTTCAAAGTATTCCGTCACCCAAGAATCAAGCTTTCGTGAACCGGTTCCGCGACCGTTTCGGTCAGCATGCCGTGATCGACGGGCCCATGGAAGCCTCTTATGTCAATATGCAGATATGGATCAACTCCGCACTTGAAGCGGGTTCCGGGGATGTGGCCCAAGTGCAGCGCACACTCCTGCGCCAGAGCATGCCCGCGCCCGAAGGGGTGGTATCGGTCGATCCCATCACACACCATGTATGGAAGGTAGCGCGCGTCGCCAAAGCTCGCGATGACGGCCAATTCGATGTTGTCTGGGAATCGGGGCGGCCACTTGAGCCGGCGCCATTTCCCACCTACCGGTCGCGCGAAGAGTGGAATCAGTTGCTTGGCGCTGTTTCGGGGTGGGAACCGTGA
- a CDS encoding bifunctional diguanylate cyclase/phosphodiesterase, translated as MSLFRQLWLAVILVTLTSFIGSFAVSMQSTRSYLEQQLHRKNIDSANSLALSISQLSKDPTTIGLQITALFDSGQYETISITSPDGTVVAERAQDRVDTAVPGWFIDLFPIQAEAGRAQISDSWMQFGVVKVVSHTHLAHQALWEQTETLIIWFLMAGALSGLIGMLILHRIKRPLAAMVGQAEAITERRFLTISEPRIPELRSIARAINDLVRRLHNRFIEETSRLEALHKQIHHDPVTGLANRDYFMSHLRSILPGEESAPGDAQSGILLIIRLNNLAEINRKLGHTGTNNLLCQIGSLLGNVASETPDRLAARLNGSDFVLIIPNIDNAGQFASQLTLELTALSPQIDGEIADFCHIGAIRYQHGDKTDELLANADTALATAERQGINAWHVITGQSGNSLMPAANIGDWRHFFNDALNEDRFKLVFHPVIDPAGAQLHQEAAIRLQAQRDGDWLAASDFIAIAARLNLTGPVDLNVIRHALEPLQSQAGELAVNLSIETISDWGFRNKLAQLLSQYPQLCRRLWLEVPEYGAFRELEAFRDFCRTFKELGCRIGIEHFGHHFREFQKLTDLGLDYLKIDASFVRGINQKKNNQRFLKGLCGLAHSIGIIVIAVAVQNEAEQKTLIRLGLDGVTGPGVK; from the coding sequence ATGTCTCTTTTTCGACAACTCTGGCTGGCCGTTATACTGGTTACTCTAACGAGTTTTATCGGCAGCTTTGCGGTAAGCATGCAAAGCACGCGAAGCTATCTTGAACAGCAGCTTCATCGAAAAAACATCGATAGCGCCAATTCCCTCGCGCTTTCCATATCTCAACTGAGCAAAGATCCCACTACGATCGGGCTGCAGATTACGGCACTTTTCGATAGCGGCCAGTATGAGACTATTTCGATTACCTCTCCCGATGGCACAGTAGTCGCTGAACGGGCACAAGACCGGGTAGACACCGCTGTTCCCGGATGGTTTATTGATCTCTTTCCCATACAGGCCGAAGCAGGCCGTGCCCAAATTTCGGACAGCTGGATGCAGTTTGGCGTCGTCAAGGTGGTCAGTCACACTCACCTCGCCCACCAGGCGCTTTGGGAGCAAACTGAAACACTGATAATCTGGTTTCTGATGGCAGGCGCCCTCAGCGGACTCATCGGCATGCTGATATTGCATCGCATCAAGCGGCCACTGGCCGCGATGGTCGGCCAAGCCGAGGCAATTACGGAACGGCGCTTCCTCACCATCTCCGAACCCCGCATACCAGAGCTGCGTAGTATCGCCCGCGCCATAAATGATCTGGTAAGACGCCTGCATAACAGGTTTATCGAGGAGACTTCGCGACTGGAAGCCCTGCACAAGCAAATCCATCATGATCCCGTTACCGGCCTGGCCAACCGTGACTACTTCATGAGCCATCTCCGTAGCATATTGCCTGGCGAAGAGTCCGCCCCAGGCGATGCACAAAGCGGTATCCTTCTGATCATACGCCTCAACAATCTGGCGGAAATTAACCGGAAACTTGGTCACACCGGGACTAACAATCTGCTTTGTCAGATCGGCTCGCTTCTAGGAAACGTTGCCAGCGAGACGCCGGATCGTCTGGCCGCCCGTTTGAACGGGTCGGATTTTGTGCTGATCATTCCAAATATCGATAATGCCGGTCAATTCGCAAGTCAACTGACCCTGGAACTCACTGCACTGTCGCCACAGATTGATGGTGAAATTGCGGACTTCTGCCACATCGGCGCTATCCGTTATCAACATGGCGACAAAACAGATGAGCTTCTTGCCAACGCCGATACTGCGCTGGCCACTGCCGAGAGGCAGGGTATCAATGCCTGGCACGTTATCACCGGGCAATCCGGAAATTCTCTTATGCCTGCCGCCAATATCGGTGACTGGCGCCATTTCTTCAATGATGCATTGAATGAAGACCGCTTCAAGCTGGTGTTTCACCCCGTGATTGATCCGGCCGGGGCGCAACTGCATCAGGAAGCCGCTATCCGTCTCCAGGCCCAGCGTGATGGAGACTGGCTGGCCGCAAGCGATTTCATCGCCATCGCCGCTCGCCTCAATCTCACGGGACCCGTCGATCTGAATGTCATTCGCCACGCCCTCGAACCCTTGCAATCCCAAGCCGGTGAACTCGCGGTCAATCTCTCCATTGAAACCATAAGCGATTGGGGTTTCCGCAACAAACTCGCGCAGCTACTGAGCCAATATCCACAACTATGTCGACGGCTTTGGCTTGAGGTACCGGAATACGGCGCTTTCCGCGAGCTTGAAGCTTTCCGTGACTTCTGCCGTACCTTCAAGGAACTCGGCTGCCGTATTGGCATAGAGCACTTTGGCCACCATTTCCGCGAATTCCAGAAACTCACGGATCTCGGCCTCGACTATCTCAAGATCGACGCCAGCTTCGTACGCGGCATCAATCAGAAAAAGAATAATCAGAGGTTCCTGAAAGGTTTATGCGGCCTGGCCCACAGTATTGGTATCATCGTCATTGCCGTTGCCGTACAAAACGAGGCTGAACAGAAGACATTGATAAGGCTGGGCCTGGATGGCGTTACCGGACCCGGCGTGAAGTAA
- the cls gene encoding cardiolipin synthase, whose protein sequence is MMIQKCAGVLCLVLMAGCGSLPLPDRMAHTTHAVRVNGAQGSLSAQKSEAVVAGLKNGSPKTNIFDRHLAQVEELMGPPLVTGNKVTLLLDGPATYKSMFSAIQGAKNHINMETYSIEDDEIGHRFAAALIERQRKGVQVNFIYDSVGSGDTPKEFFKSMMDSGINVLEFNPINPLTLRKKWEVGRDHRKLLVVDGQVAFVGGVNISSVYSSGSFTRSKPRTPDTPPWRDTHLRIEGPVVSDFQKLFLATWEKQKGEPPVSQSFFPKMGSRGNEVVRAIGSSPDASYSAMYVTLLSAINSAETHAYITTAYFVPDPQLLAALKAAAQRNVDVRLMLPDKTDSNLVYYASHSYYDELLSAGVKIYEREDAVLHAKTALIDGVWSTIGSTNLDWLSFQHNQEINAVILGQDFGEQMKAMFEKDIQSSRLVRLEKWRQRSIGVRLKELGARLWARWI, encoded by the coding sequence ATGATGATTCAGAAGTGTGCGGGGGTACTGTGCCTGGTATTGATGGCAGGCTGTGGTTCCCTACCACTGCCAGATAGAATGGCGCATACAACCCATGCGGTACGTGTAAACGGCGCGCAGGGTTCGCTTTCTGCCCAGAAAAGTGAAGCGGTCGTGGCAGGGCTGAAGAACGGTAGCCCGAAAACAAACATCTTTGACAGGCACCTTGCACAAGTCGAGGAACTGATGGGCCCCCCGTTGGTGACGGGCAACAAGGTAACGCTGCTGCTTGATGGCCCTGCTACCTACAAATCGATGTTTTCCGCGATACAGGGAGCGAAGAATCATATCAACATGGAAACCTACAGTATCGAGGATGATGAGATTGGTCACCGCTTCGCGGCTGCACTGATTGAAAGGCAAAGGAAGGGCGTACAGGTGAATTTTATATACGACAGCGTCGGATCGGGTGATACACCTAAAGAATTCTTCAAATCAATGATGGACAGTGGCATCAACGTACTGGAATTCAATCCCATTAATCCATTGACGCTACGCAAGAAATGGGAGGTGGGCCGCGATCATCGCAAGCTGCTGGTGGTTGACGGCCAGGTTGCCTTTGTCGGCGGCGTCAATATTAGCAGCGTGTATTCCAGCGGATCCTTCACCCGATCCAAACCGCGCACACCGGATACCCCACCATGGCGCGATACTCATCTACGTATTGAAGGGCCAGTTGTCAGCGATTTTCAGAAATTATTTCTCGCGACCTGGGAAAAGCAAAAAGGTGAACCACCGGTGTCGCAATCATTTTTTCCGAAGATGGGCAGTAGAGGCAATGAAGTGGTGCGTGCCATCGGCAGTTCGCCTGATGCGTCTTACAGCGCCATGTATGTCACGCTGCTATCAGCGATTAACAGCGCCGAGACCCATGCATATATTACAACAGCATATTTTGTACCTGACCCGCAATTGCTTGCTGCATTGAAGGCCGCAGCCCAACGTAATGTCGACGTGCGCTTGATGCTACCCGATAAAACGGATTCGAATCTGGTTTATTATGCTTCGCATTCCTACTACGATGAACTGCTGAGCGCCGGCGTGAAGATCTATGAGCGGGAAGATGCGGTACTACATGCGAAGACCGCGCTTATAGACGGTGTTTGGTCTACCATAGGCTCAACAAATCTTGATTGGCTCAGTTTTCAGCATAATCAGGAAATCAACGCGGTGATTCTCGGGCAGGATTTTGGTGAGCAAATGAAAGCGATGTTCGAGAAAGATATCCAGTCTTCCAGACTCGTCAGGCTTGAAAAGTGGCGCCAACGCTCCATAGGCGTGCGTCTCAAAGAACTTGGTGCGCGCCTGTGGGCCCGATGGATTTGA
- a CDS encoding histone deacetylase family protein translates to MRTAFISHPDCLLHHMGPYHPERPARLKAIEDELAASGLMDRLERHVAPLATFEQLKRVHTPKYIASLAAAAPSTGFAYLDPDTAMNPYSLAAAYRAAGAVILAADLVIGEHAENAFCCVRPPGHHAERNRAMGFCLINNIAAGVAHAIQAHALERVAVVDFDVHHGNGTEDIFRNNPRVMMVSIFQHPFYPYGGVTGRSGRMVNIPLAAGSNGHAFRAAVNEFWLPALKRFKPQMVFISAGFDAHRDDDLASLNLLEADYAWVTGRIREIAHEYANNRIVSALEGGYALPALGRSVAAHLKVLNEP, encoded by the coding sequence ATGCGTACCGCTTTCATTTCCCATCCCGATTGCCTGCTGCACCATATGGGCCCCTATCATCCTGAACGTCCGGCACGGCTCAAGGCCATTGAGGATGAGCTGGCCGCTTCCGGTCTGATGGATCGGCTGGAGCGTCATGTTGCGCCGTTGGCAACATTCGAACAATTGAAACGCGTGCACACGCCAAAGTATATCGCTTCATTGGCTGCCGCGGCGCCCTCCACCGGGTTCGCGTATCTTGATCCGGATACGGCAATGAATCCGTACAGCCTGGCCGCGGCTTATCGTGCCGCGGGGGCGGTGATTCTGGCGGCTGATCTGGTGATCGGTGAGCATGCGGAGAATGCTTTTTGCTGCGTTCGCCCACCGGGTCATCATGCGGAGCGTAACCGGGCAATGGGTTTTTGCCTCATTAACAATATCGCGGCGGGCGTCGCCCATGCCATTCAAGCGCATGCTTTGGAACGCGTGGCGGTAGTGGATTTCGATGTGCATCACGGTAACGGTACCGAGGATATTTTTCGAAATAATCCGCGAGTCATGATGGTTTCCATTTTTCAGCACCCATTTTATCCTTACGGCGGTGTTACGGGCCGTTCCGGGCGTATGGTCAATATCCCGCTGGCAGCCGGTAGCAACGGCCATGCATTCCGTGCGGCAGTGAATGAATTCTGGTTACCGGCGCTCAAAAGATTCAAACCGCAGATGGTGTTTATTTCCGCCGGCTTTGACGCGCATCGAGATGATGATCTTGCTTCGTTGAATCTGTTGGAAGCCGATTACGCATGGGTAACAGGAAGAATCAGGGAGATTGCGCATGAATATGCCAACAATCGGATTGTATCGGCTCTGGAAGGGGGATATGCGTTACCTGCATTGGGACGAAGTGTGGCGGCCCATTTGAAGGTTCTGAACGAACCCTGA
- a CDS encoding class I fructose-bisphosphate aldolase, with product MNVDELKSVAGAIVAQQKGILAADESNPTIKKRFDSIKLESTEENRRRYRELLFTAEGIERYLGGVILFDETLRQSSRDGTPFAELLSRRGIIPGIKVDKGAKALAMYSGDQITEGLDGLRERLAEYKQLGAKFAKWRGVIQIDQHDIPSAYALHANAHALARYAALCQEAGIVPIVEPEVLMDGPHDMDRCEVVTSHMLEILFAELDAHRVIFEGILLKPNMVIAGMKCTHESNVQQVADATTRCLRRYVPSAVPGIVFLSGGQSAEDATDHLNAMNAMGSYPWQLSFSYGRALQAPVLNVWHGKESNVAMAQKVFFKRCQLNGLAREGKYNRTMETDK from the coding sequence ATGAACGTTGATGAACTCAAGTCAGTAGCCGGTGCCATCGTCGCGCAACAAAAAGGTATTCTTGCAGCGGATGAAAGCAATCCCACCATCAAGAAACGTTTTGACTCGATCAAGCTTGAGTCGACCGAGGAAAACCGCCGGCGATACCGTGAATTGCTCTTCACCGCCGAGGGTATCGAGCGTTATCTCGGTGGCGTTATCCTCTTTGACGAAACCCTGCGTCAGAGTTCCCGCGATGGCACTCCTTTCGCCGAACTGCTGTCAAGGCGGGGGATTATCCCCGGCATCAAGGTGGATAAAGGCGCGAAAGCGCTGGCGATGTATTCCGGCGATCAGATCACCGAGGGCCTGGACGGCTTGCGTGAGCGGCTTGCGGAGTATAAGCAATTGGGTGCGAAGTTTGCGAAATGGCGCGGGGTTATTCAAATTGACCAACATGATATCCCCTCGGCATACGCCCTGCATGCAAATGCCCACGCATTGGCTCGCTATGCTGCTCTCTGCCAGGAAGCCGGCATAGTACCCATCGTGGAGCCGGAAGTACTCATGGACGGCCCCCATGATATGGATCGCTGTGAAGTGGTCACGTCGCATATGCTCGAGATTTTGTTCGCTGAGCTCGACGCTCACCGCGTGATATTCGAGGGTATTCTGCTCAAGCCAAATATGGTGATCGCAGGGATGAAGTGTACGCACGAGTCCAACGTGCAACAGGTTGCCGATGCTACGACTCGTTGTCTACGGCGCTACGTTCCATCGGCGGTTCCCGGGATCGTGTTCCTGTCCGGCGGCCAGAGTGCAGAAGATGCTACCGACCATCTGAACGCCATGAATGCGATGGGATCGTATCCCTGGCAACTCAGCTTCTCCTATGGGCGGGCGCTTCAGGCACCGGTTCTTAACGTCTGGCATGGAAAAGAAAGCAATGTGGCAATGGCACAAAAAGTGTTCTTCAAGCGTTGCCAATTAAACGGTTTGGCCCGTGAAGGAAAATATAACCGGACAATGGAAACGGACAAATAA
- a CDS encoding PAS domain S-box protein: MGTVKFTSLTQRFAVWFMGFSLLPILIIGYSLLRTFEIEMQKTAIQQVSAIADMKAEQIDSYLRERLLDARVIQTDSAIRAAMREFTQVYARGGVKSEAYRQLDARYREQFKRFVEEADYYDLFLISPEGLIVYTDAHESDFATSLITGKYRNSGLGIVTREALDTLQNGVSDFEHYEPSRDRIAAFMAFPIVVEGKLEGVLALQIYSERVFQVVQDNVGLGASGETVLTRLLNERTALVMAPLKHAPNAALELKIPLNNAPFSVVTQSGLHGERGGGLKMDYRGKEVVAAWRYLPRMNWGIEVKMDADEVFAFLQRVRTLSLLILGLTLFATILGAILFSRRVVTTLKNLSHSAQHIAAGNLQQRVPVVGWDEIGQLASTFNTMTERLNASNREREGAENNLRQLNQELENRVAARTADLELANAALISKEEETRSIVEHMMDCIITIDDKSIIRSVNPVIEKLFGYTRDEVIGQNISLIMPEPHRSAHDGYVERYFRTGRGRCEFDHILTLEVEGLHNIGMGREVVGRHKNGEPIDLYVAVSEYFVGGKRYFTGILRDIHERKQVEQALRGSEQRLRAIVDNLAALVGETTPDGVFVEINRTALEVGGLRSQDVIGKRLDETWWFSYNPEVQKQTREDIDRAQGGEIVRRDVEVRIANGGLMTIDFMLVPVRDTEGQVVKLIPSGVNISERVRIMKDLEQARLDAEQANQAKSIFLAAMSHEIRTPMNGVIGMADVLQQTSLSGYQMEMVDLIRESAFALLEIIDDILDFSKIEAGRLEIEEAPMSVVNVVEKACNMLESLASRKGVELTLFLDPAIPDEVLGDALRLRQVLVNLANNAIKFSSGQHEAGRVSVRALLAGHSLDQVTVEFQISDNGIGMNEETQGRLFTSFTQGDASTTRRFGGTGLGLAISHHLVQLMGGEITVQSALGKGSIFTVRLSFVPLPAKPISAKVVDLAGVSCLVLGDEKGLSDDLAVYLKHSGATVERVTDLAAARKRIDTLPSGLWLLVIDAGHDVPPVEELRVACRSRPDLDPHFVVLEHGHHQPDIEPRFVVIRRGRRRHERSEAVDTVTLDGDVMHRDAFLRAVAIAAGRVHEEAEAQQADKVEAVVAPSREKAMREGTLILVAEDNEINQKVIRQQLSLLGYAADIAGDGQEALKRWESGNYALLLTDLHMPEMDGYQLTAAIRHAEQDKTRIPIIAFTANALKGEAEHCRAVGMDDYLSKPVQLAHLKAVLHKWLPVPKSGAQAPAVATAPVTPAAADRSMDVSVLEALVGNDPAVIDEFLRDFRASSARIAADLRAASQAGEAATAGAAAHKLKSSARSVGALVLGDLCAEMEKAGKAGDIEAVKALLPRFESELAVVNRYIDSSHGTSK, encoded by the coding sequence GTGGGAACCGTGAAATTCACCTCCCTCACGCAGCGTTTCGCGGTGTGGTTCATGGGTTTTTCGTTGCTGCCTATCCTGATTATTGGTTACAGTCTGCTGCGCACGTTCGAGATCGAGATGCAGAAAACGGCCATTCAGCAAGTTTCGGCCATCGCAGACATGAAAGCGGAACAGATCGACAGCTATCTGCGTGAACGCCTTCTCGATGCCAGGGTTATACAGACCGATAGCGCCATACGTGCGGCCATGCGCGAATTTACCCAGGTATATGCCCGGGGCGGGGTGAAATCCGAGGCCTATCGTCAACTGGATGCTCGATACCGTGAGCAATTCAAACGTTTTGTCGAGGAAGCGGATTATTATGATCTGTTTCTGATTTCCCCCGAGGGCTTAATCGTCTATACCGACGCCCATGAATCAGATTTCGCCACCAGCCTGATCACCGGTAAGTATCGAAACAGCGGCCTGGGTATTGTGACGCGCGAAGCGCTGGATACGCTGCAGAACGGCGTCTCGGACTTTGAACATTATGAGCCGTCACGCGACAGGATTGCGGCTTTCATGGCATTTCCCATCGTGGTTGAGGGGAAACTCGAAGGCGTACTGGCGCTACAGATCTACAGTGAACGCGTGTTTCAGGTGGTGCAGGACAATGTGGGGCTGGGGGCGAGTGGTGAAACCGTGCTAACCCGGCTTTTGAACGAACGTACCGCGCTGGTGATGGCTCCATTGAAGCATGCGCCCAATGCGGCGCTGGAACTCAAGATACCCCTGAATAATGCGCCGTTCTCGGTGGTCACTCAAAGTGGTCTGCATGGCGAGCGTGGAGGCGGCCTGAAAATGGATTATCGCGGCAAGGAGGTGGTCGCGGCGTGGCGGTACCTGCCTCGCATGAACTGGGGCATCGAGGTCAAGATGGATGCGGACGAGGTATTTGCTTTCCTGCAACGGGTGCGCACGCTCAGTTTGCTGATTCTCGGTCTGACGCTCTTCGCCACCATCCTGGGCGCAATCTTGTTTAGCCGGCGTGTTGTCACTACGCTGAAGAATCTCAGCCATAGTGCCCAGCACATCGCCGCGGGTAATCTGCAGCAGCGCGTGCCGGTGGTGGGATGGGACGAGATCGGACAACTCGCCAGCACTTTCAATACCATGACGGAACGTCTGAATGCCAGCAACCGGGAAAGGGAAGGCGCTGAAAACAATCTGCGACAACTCAATCAGGAGCTGGAAAATAGAGTCGCGGCGCGTACCGCCGATCTGGAGCTTGCCAATGCAGCCCTGATCAGCAAGGAGGAAGAAACGCGCTCCATCGTCGAGCATATGATGGATTGCATTATCACTATCGACGATAAAAGCATCATCCGCTCCGTCAATCCTGTTATCGAAAAACTCTTTGGTTACACCCGCGATGAAGTGATCGGTCAGAATATTTCCCTGATTATGCCCGAACCCCATCGTAGCGCACACGATGGCTATGTCGAGCGGTATTTCCGGACCGGACGCGGCCGCTGCGAATTCGATCACATTCTCACACTTGAAGTCGAGGGACTGCATAACATTGGCATGGGCCGTGAAGTTGTAGGCCGGCACAAGAATGGCGAACCCATTGATCTATACGTCGCGGTCAGCGAATATTTCGTCGGGGGGAAGCGCTATTTCACCGGTATTCTGCGTGACATCCATGAGCGCAAACAGGTGGAGCAGGCTTTGCGTGGAAGCGAACAACGTCTGCGGGCCATTGTGGATAATCTGGCTGCCCTTGTCGGCGAAACGACACCCGACGGCGTTTTTGTGGAGATCAATCGTACCGCTCTGGAAGTGGGCGGTCTGCGGAGCCAGGACGTCATCGGCAAGCGGCTCGATGAAACATGGTGGTTCTCTTATAACCCGGAAGTGCAGAAACAAACTCGCGAGGACATTGATCGGGCTCAGGGTGGTGAGATAGTGCGTCGCGATGTCGAGGTGCGCATTGCCAACGGCGGTCTCATGACGATCGATTTCATGCTTGTGCCGGTCCGTGACACCGAAGGCCAGGTGGTCAAATTGATACCTTCAGGTGTTAATATCAGCGAAAGGGTCCGTATCATGAAGGACCTGGAGCAGGCCCGGCTGGATGCTGAGCAGGCCAACCAGGCTAAATCGATTTTTCTTGCAGCCATGAGCCATGAGATACGCACGCCCATGAACGGTGTGATCGGTATGGCGGATGTGCTGCAGCAAACCAGCCTCAGCGGCTATCAGATGGAGATGGTCGATCTGATCCGTGAATCGGCTTTTGCCCTGCTGGAAATCATTGACGATATTCTTGATTTTTCCAAGATCGAGGCAGGCCGGCTGGAAATTGAAGAAGCACCCATGTCGGTCGTGAATGTGGTGGAGAAGGCTTGCAACATGCTCGAAAGCCTGGCTTCAAGAAAAGGAGTGGAACTTACCTTATTCCTTGATCCGGCGATTCCCGATGAAGTTCTGGGCGATGCGCTGCGCTTGCGTCAAGTCCTGGTCAACCTCGCCAACAACGCCATTAAATTTTCCAGTGGGCAGCATGAAGCGGGCCGGGTGTCGGTACGCGCGTTATTGGCGGGCCATAGCCTGGATCAGGTAACGGTGGAGTTTCAGATATCCGACAACGGCATTGGCATGAACGAGGAGACTCAGGGGCGGCTCTTCACCTCTTTCACTCAGGGGGATGCCTCCACGACGCGCCGGTTTGGCGGCACCGGACTGGGGTTGGCGATTTCTCATCATCTGGTGCAATTGATGGGGGGAGAAATTACAGTGCAAAGTGCACTGGGCAAGGGTTCCATTTTCACCGTGCGTTTATCCTTCGTGCCACTGCCAGCCAAACCCATCAGTGCCAAAGTTGTAGATCTGGCCGGGGTTTCCTGTCTGGTACTGGGCGACGAGAAGGGATTGAGCGACGATCTGGCGGTATATCTGAAACACAGCGGCGCAACCGTTGAGCGCGTAACGGATCTGGCGGCGGCCCGGAAACGAATCGATACACTGCCATCCGGTTTATGGTTGCTTGTCATCGACGCCGGACATGATGTGCCACCCGTCGAGGAATTGCGTGTCGCCTGCCGTTCCCGGCCCGATCTCGATCCGCACTTCGTGGTCCTTGAGCATGGACATCATCAACCCGACATCGAGCCCCGTTTCGTTGTAATCAGGCGTGGACGCCGCCGTCATGAGCGCTCCGAAGCGGTGGATACCGTTACGCTGGACGGCGACGTCATGCATCGCGACGCTTTTCTGCGGGCCGTGGCGATCGCGGCAGGGCGGGTCCATGAGGAAGCGGAAGCGCAGCAGGCCGACAAGGTCGAGGCGGTGGTTGCGCCATCGCGCGAGAAGGCCATGCGCGAAGGCACGTTGATCCTGGTGGCTGAGGACAACGAAATCAACCAGAAAGTGATTCGTCAGCAGCTCTCGCTGCTCGGCTATGCGGCGGATATCGCCGGAGACGGCCAGGAAGCGTTGAAGCGCTGGGAGAGCGGCAACTATGCGCTGCTGCTTACCGATCTGCATATGCCGGAAATGGATGGCTACCAATTGACTGCAGCCATTCGTCACGCCGAGCAAGACAAGACTCGAATTCCTATCATCGCGTTCACCGCCAATGCTCTCAAGGGGGAGGCCGAGCACTGCCGCGCCGTTGGCATGGATGATTACCTGAGCAAGCCTGTGCAGCTTGCCCACTTGAAAGCGGTATTGCATAAATGGTTGCCGGTTCCAAAATCAGGTGCCCAGGCGCCTGCGGTGGCCACTGCCCCTGTCACGCCAGCGGCTGCGGATAGATCAATGGATGTGAGCGTTCTCGAAGCGCTTGTGGGGAACGACCCAGCGGTGATCGACGAATTCCTGCGGGACTTTCGTGCCAGTTCCGCCCGAATAGCAGCGGATTTGCGTGCTGCTTCGCAGGCGGGAGAAGCGGCAACGGCCGGCGCGGCAGCCCACAAACTCAAGTCATCGGCTCGTTCGGTCGGCGCACTGGTGCTGGGCGACCTGTGTGCCGAGATGGAAAAGGCGGGGAAGGCGGGCGACATTGAAGCAGTGAAGGCGCTGTTACCCCGCTTCGAATCGGAATTGGCCGTCGTGAATAGGTATATTGATTCGTCGCACGGAACCTCTAAGTG